A stretch of Schaalia odontolytica DNA encodes these proteins:
- a CDS encoding resuscitation-promoting factor, with product MSFQPSRTTVISVAAATALVVAGTAATAIGTSYRHVTVEVDGVPHDVSGFFTTAGDALHSAGVTVGDHDLVAPASNQTVASGDTVVVRTATEYDVTVDGNQTTAWSTASSISGVLSALPASAASMAADRSYTRAEMPVAEAGQTVHVVADGTTTDVVVSSDEGTTAILEKAGVSAGPIDRVTMEHNGGEATLRVARVVRGTVSSTTEIPYETEEREDAEAEEGTEKTVQEGVAGSEVTETYQETIDGNVTVSAVLSTTRTEPTKRIVSKGTKAKKAEDTSSSSSSSSASSGSSSSGSSASAPAAVSGDDASIWAAIAQCESGGNPSINTGNGYYGMYQFSLPTWRSVGGSGLPSDASVEEQTMRARMLQQRSGWGQWGCAYKLGLV from the coding sequence GTGAGCTTTCAGCCCTCTCGTACAACCGTCATTTCCGTCGCAGCCGCGACGGCCCTTGTCGTGGCCGGCACCGCGGCCACTGCCATTGGTACCTCCTATCGCCACGTCACCGTCGAAGTTGACGGCGTGCCCCACGATGTCTCAGGCTTCTTCACGACCGCCGGCGATGCTCTGCACAGCGCGGGCGTGACCGTCGGCGACCACGACCTCGTCGCCCCCGCCTCCAACCAGACCGTCGCGAGCGGTGACACCGTCGTCGTGCGCACCGCGACCGAGTACGACGTGACGGTTGACGGCAACCAGACCACGGCGTGGTCCACGGCCTCGTCGATTTCCGGCGTGCTCTCGGCCCTGCCGGCCTCCGCCGCGTCCATGGCGGCCGACCGCTCCTACACCCGCGCCGAGATGCCCGTCGCCGAGGCCGGCCAGACCGTCCACGTCGTCGCCGACGGCACCACGACGGACGTCGTCGTCTCCTCCGACGAGGGCACGACCGCGATCCTCGAGAAGGCCGGTGTCAGCGCCGGTCCGATCGACCGTGTGACCATGGAGCACAACGGCGGCGAGGCCACCCTGCGCGTTGCGCGCGTCGTGCGTGGCACCGTCTCTTCCACGACCGAGATCCCGTACGAGACCGAAGAGCGTGAGGACGCCGAGGCCGAAGAGGGTACCGAGAAGACCGTGCAGGAAGGCGTGGCCGGCTCCGAGGTGACCGAGACCTACCAGGAGACCATCGACGGCAACGTCACCGTCTCCGCCGTCCTGTCCACGACCCGCACCGAGCCCACCAAGCGCATCGTCTCCAAGGGCACGAAGGCGAAGAAGGCCGAGGATACCTCGTCCAGCTCGTCGTCCTCGTCCGCTTCTTCGGGCTCCTCCTCGTCTGGTTCGTCTGCTTCTGCTCCCGCCGCCGTCTCTGGCGACGACGCTTCGATCTGGGCTGCCATCGCCCAGTGCGAGTCCGGCGGCAACCCGTCGATCAACACGGGCAACGGCTACTACGGCATGTACCAGTTCTCTCTGCCGACGTGGCGTTCCGTGGGCGGCTCCGGCCTGCCCTCCGACGCCTCCGTGGAGGAGCAGACCATGCGTGCGCGCATGCTCCAGCAGCGCTCCGGTTGGGGCCAGTGGGGCTGCGCCTACAAGCTGGGCCTCGTCTGA
- a CDS encoding ubiquitin-like domain-containing protein, protein MNHHLSTSLSASAASALHVLGAHVRSFAPSPRIVLSVAALASAGVLGVAGVGVASSHTSVMLEVNGVSRPVTSWGNTVGDALHAAGVSVGSNDLVQPGTGEAVRDGDTIVVRTSKPYTVTVDGQTRTLWTTASSADAILADAAPLGSAVSLAADRSSSRDELTPLVSRARNVVVTVDGTTREVAARPGQDARAILEASGVSVHPLDRVNVTTGEAGELSINVSRVTRGEATETVEIPFSETTTTSSDLFVGESQVTTVGVNGATTWTVWQEKKGDEVLTSVPITEHSTSQPVTQVRSEGTKEATPAALVAAGIDPKATLEEKVEADGTTSVRYRAKLGTISTKEEIAAIAADTKNADAATAAAAAAAAAAAGAVPTNYSGEDPRSLAKPLVAAQGWGDSEYQCLVLLWNRESQWNPYAENASSGAYGIPQSLPGSKMASAGADWRTNPITQINWGIGYIKGRYGTPCSAWAHSNAVGWY, encoded by the coding sequence GTGAACCACCACCTGAGCACCTCCCTGAGTGCGTCCGCCGCAAGCGCCCTGCACGTCCTGGGCGCCCACGTGCGTTCCTTCGCGCCTTCCCCGCGCATCGTCCTGAGTGTTGCCGCCCTCGCCTCGGCGGGTGTCCTCGGCGTCGCCGGCGTCGGTGTCGCCTCCTCGCACACATCCGTCATGCTCGAGGTCAACGGCGTCTCGCGCCCCGTGACCTCCTGGGGTAACACCGTCGGCGACGCGCTGCATGCCGCGGGCGTGAGCGTTGGCAGCAACGACCTCGTTCAGCCCGGCACCGGCGAGGCCGTGCGCGACGGCGACACGATCGTCGTGCGCACCTCCAAGCCGTACACGGTGACCGTCGACGGTCAGACTCGTACCCTGTGGACTACGGCCTCGTCGGCCGATGCGATCCTCGCGGACGCCGCTCCGCTGGGCTCGGCCGTCAGCCTCGCCGCAGACCGTTCCTCGTCGCGTGACGAGCTCACCCCGCTCGTGTCGCGCGCCCGCAACGTCGTCGTCACGGTGGATGGCACCACGCGTGAGGTCGCCGCACGTCCCGGACAGGACGCCCGCGCGATCCTCGAGGCCTCCGGCGTCTCCGTGCACCCCCTCGACCGCGTGAACGTCACGACGGGCGAGGCCGGCGAGCTGTCGATCAACGTCAGCCGCGTGACCCGCGGTGAGGCCACCGAGACCGTCGAAATCCCCTTCAGTGAGACGACGACGACCAGCTCCGACCTCTTCGTCGGTGAATCCCAGGTGACGACGGTCGGCGTCAACGGCGCAACCACGTGGACCGTGTGGCAGGAGAAGAAGGGCGACGAGGTCCTGACCTCCGTGCCGATCACCGAGCACTCCACGTCCCAGCCTGTGACCCAGGTGCGCAGCGAGGGAACGAAGGAGGCCACCCCGGCCGCCCTCGTCGCCGCCGGCATTGACCCGAAGGCCACCCTCGAGGAAAAGGTTGAGGCGGACGGTACGACCTCCGTGCGCTACCGTGCGAAGCTCGGCACGATCTCCACGAAGGAAGAGATCGCCGCGATCGCAGCCGACACGAAGAATGCGGACGCTGCTACGGCTGCCGCCGCTGCTGCTGCCGCTGCTGCCGCCGGCGCCGTCCCCACGAACTACTCCGGTGAGGATCCGCGTTCGCTGGCCAAGCCCCTCGTCGCAGCCCAGGGCTGGGGCGACAGCGAGTACCAGTGCCTGGTCCTCCTGTGGAACCGCGAGTCGCAGTGGAACCCCTACGCTGAGAACGCCTCGTCGGGTGCGTACGGCATCCCGCAGTCGCTGCCGGGCTCCAAGATGGCCTCGGCCGGCGCCGACTGGCGTACCAACCCGATCACCCAGATCAACTGGGGCATTGGCTACATCAAGGGTCGCTACGGCACGCCCTGCTCCGCCTGGGCGCACTCGAATGCCGTGGGCTGGTACTAA
- a CDS encoding pectate lyase, whose product MKRGPFIAGAGLLGVIALVPALVPSAVAADDQYGATVPYTRYEAEEASRSDGTTLERSDDIESTAIEASGQSYVALNGKNSSVDFTATTAANALDLRFTLPDHTSGRVDVRVNNETVATLDLSSETAWQYVGGDHVYDEPGDGRKARFRFDEVHTLLGRQIQKDDHIQIVKVGDDQNAYGIDFIELEQAAPAIERPEGAVSVADYQGAKPGDGVDDSDALIWAMNQAAASSKTVYIPAGTWEFGRKIGLDHSGLTIQGAGMWHTNVRFTSDQAGGGGFVFNRGVGGVTMTDFYMSSNLKSRFDEKAQYKGFAGSAGANTRVANVWVEHFECGFWMGDYVDASQMTYTDGMVIENARIRNNFADGVNFAQGTANSTVRNSSVRGNGDDGLASWSSIDKSTNSQARIAEHNSFVGNTVELGWRASAIGLFGGKSHVIKDNLIVNNFSGAGIRLNTVFDGHNFDLNTDGGISISHNKLVRSGTTNDFYGNTRGAIDFQEVKGDIRNVTVSDNLIVRPYAEEIRADFGLDASALSPRGITLRDNKRDDEAVATQQEKIVNHVLVGDQVVRTVPETENYSLYWYQRDERGAHGTINRYWVSKADGVAITPDMEYSVEGGKRVYNVTLADLPQYLPTSTDFSGSYDYVADLERSQPADDGTTIVVRFWSAK is encoded by the coding sequence ATGAAACGCGGACCATTTATCGCCGGAGCAGGCCTGCTCGGCGTCATCGCGCTGGTGCCCGCACTGGTCCCCAGTGCGGTCGCGGCCGACGACCAGTACGGTGCGACCGTCCCCTACACGCGATACGAGGCCGAGGAGGCGAGCCGATCCGACGGGACGACGCTCGAGCGCTCCGACGACATCGAGTCGACGGCCATCGAGGCCTCGGGCCAGTCCTACGTGGCCCTGAACGGCAAGAACTCCTCCGTGGACTTCACCGCGACGACCGCTGCCAACGCCCTCGACCTGCGCTTCACCCTGCCGGATCACACCTCCGGTCGTGTCGACGTACGCGTGAACAACGAGACCGTCGCGACCCTCGATCTCTCCTCCGAGACAGCCTGGCAGTACGTCGGCGGCGACCATGTGTACGACGAGCCGGGAGACGGCAGGAAGGCGCGCTTCCGTTTCGACGAGGTCCACACCCTCCTGGGCCGCCAGATCCAGAAGGACGATCATATTCAGATCGTCAAGGTTGGCGACGACCAGAATGCCTACGGCATCGACTTCATTGAGCTCGAGCAGGCTGCGCCCGCCATCGAGCGCCCCGAAGGCGCCGTGAGCGTGGCCGACTACCAGGGAGCCAAGCCCGGCGACGGCGTCGACGACTCCGACGCGCTCATCTGGGCCATGAACCAGGCGGCGGCCTCCTCCAAGACCGTCTACATTCCCGCGGGCACGTGGGAGTTCGGCCGCAAGATCGGCCTGGACCATTCCGGCCTGACCATCCAGGGTGCGGGCATGTGGCACACCAACGTGCGCTTCACCTCCGACCAGGCTGGCGGCGGCGGTTTCGTCTTCAACCGCGGCGTGGGTGGCGTGACCATGACCGACTTCTACATGTCCTCGAACCTGAAGTCCCGCTTCGATGAGAAGGCTCAGTACAAGGGCTTCGCGGGTTCCGCCGGCGCGAACACCCGCGTCGCCAACGTGTGGGTCGAGCACTTCGAGTGTGGCTTCTGGATGGGCGACTACGTGGATGCCAGCCAGATGACCTACACCGACGGCATGGTCATCGAGAACGCGCGTATCCGCAACAACTTCGCGGACGGTGTCAACTTCGCGCAGGGAACGGCGAACTCCACGGTTCGCAACTCCTCGGTGCGCGGCAACGGTGACGATGGCCTGGCCTCGTGGTCGAGCATCGACAAGTCCACCAACAGCCAGGCGCGCATCGCCGAGCACAACTCCTTCGTGGGCAACACTGTCGAACTGGGCTGGCGTGCCTCCGCCATCGGCCTCTTCGGCGGCAAGTCCCACGTCATCAAGGACAATCTCATCGTCAACAACTTCTCCGGCGCGGGGATTCGCCTGAACACCGTGTTCGACGGTCACAACTTCGACCTGAACACGGACGGCGGCATCTCGATCTCGCACAACAAGCTCGTGCGCTCGGGCACCACGAACGACTTCTACGGAAACACGCGCGGCGCGATCGACTTCCAGGAAGTGAAGGGCGACATCCGTAACGTCACCGTCTCGGACAACCTCATCGTGCGCCCCTACGCCGAGGAGATCCGCGCGGACTTCGGCCTCGACGCTTCCGCTCTGTCCCCTCGCGGCATCACGCTGCGCGACAACAAGCGCGACGACGAGGCCGTGGCCACCCAGCAGGAAAAGATCGTCAACCACGTGCTGGTGGGGGATCAGGTCGTGCGCACCGTCCCCGAGACGGAGAACTACAGCCTCTACTGGTACCAGCGCGACGAGCGTGGCGCTCACGGCACGATCAACCGCTACTGGGTCTCCAAGGCGGACGGCGTGGCCATCACGCCCGACATGGAGTACTCCGTCGAGGGTGGCAAGCGCGTCTACAACGTGACGCTCGCTGACCTGCCCCAGTACCTGCCGACGTCGACTGACTTCTCCGGCTCGTACGACTACGTCGCGGATCTCGAGCGCTCGCAGCCGGCCGACGATGGCACGACGATCGTGGTCCGTTTCTGGTCCGCGAAGTGA
- a CDS encoding TatD family hydrolase: protein MSPRKPRPWPDAPAPLAAPVVDNHTHLPTHVGEIPRREGVALSLEEQLDRAREVGVTRMISSACELPDFDPMIELARAHEGVRVAIAIHPNDAALHAGCADPSPDGLVPVVRDYHVPLDEALAAVEARLDDPMVVAVGESGLDYFRTADPGREAQKESFRAHIDMAQRAGLPLQIHDRDAHEDTLAILGERASADQRIVFHCYSGDAAMAERLAERGWYASFAGPITYPANSDLRAALAVLPRELVLVETDAPYLTPVPWRGCPNASYVMAHTVRFIADQWGVSEAAACDQLRANTEAVYGTW, encoded by the coding sequence ATGAGCCCGCGTAAGCCTCGTCCCTGGCCCGACGCGCCCGCGCCCCTGGCGGCGCCCGTGGTAGACAACCACACGCACCTGCCCACCCACGTCGGCGAGATCCCCCGGCGCGAGGGCGTGGCGCTCAGCCTCGAGGAACAGCTGGATCGTGCCCGCGAGGTGGGCGTCACTCGGATGATCTCGAGCGCCTGCGAGCTGCCCGACTTCGATCCGATGATCGAGCTGGCGCGCGCTCACGAGGGCGTGCGCGTCGCGATCGCGATCCACCCCAACGATGCGGCGCTGCACGCGGGCTGCGCGGATCCTTCGCCCGACGGTCTGGTCCCCGTTGTGCGTGACTACCACGTGCCCCTCGACGAGGCCCTGGCCGCCGTCGAGGCTCGGCTGGACGATCCGATGGTCGTCGCGGTGGGGGAGAGCGGCCTGGATTATTTCCGCACCGCCGACCCGGGCCGCGAGGCGCAGAAGGAATCCTTCCGCGCGCACATCGACATGGCGCAGCGCGCCGGCCTGCCCCTGCAGATCCACGACCGCGACGCCCACGAGGACACCCTCGCGATTCTCGGCGAGCGCGCGAGCGCGGACCAGCGCATCGTCTTCCACTGCTACTCGGGGGACGCGGCGATGGCCGAGCGCCTCGCCGAGCGCGGATGGTACGCCTCCTTCGCCGGCCCTATTACCTACCCCGCGAACTCCGACCTGCGCGCCGCGCTCGCGGTCCTTCCGCGCGAGCTCGTCCTGGTCGAGACCGACGCCCCGTACCTGACGCCCGTGCCGTGGCGTGGCTGTCCCAACGCCTCGTACGTCATGGCGCACACCGTGCGTTTCATTGCGGATCAGTGGGGCGTCAGCGAGGCGGCGGCGTGCGACCAGCTGCGGGCGAACACCGAGGCGGTCTACGGCACCTGGTGA
- a CDS encoding DJ-1 family glyoxalase III produces MPTPEKLATDATVAIMLADGFEEVEALAVADVLYRAGVRSDLISVTDARHVTSSHGIRVVADLMLEDVDLSTYTVLFLPGGMPGTLNLKATPAIQAEVLRRSDESQPIAAICAAPSILSELGILDGRHATANPAFVKAIAEGGAIVHENPVVVDEQIITSRGAGTSLELGLEIVRLLLGDEVVDEVARGVVLAR; encoded by the coding sequence ATGCCCACTCCCGAGAAGCTTGCCACCGACGCCACCGTCGCCATCATGCTGGCCGACGGCTTCGAAGAGGTCGAGGCCCTGGCCGTCGCCGACGTCCTGTACCGCGCCGGCGTGCGCTCCGACCTGATCTCCGTGACCGACGCCCGCCACGTGACCAGCTCGCACGGCATCCGCGTCGTCGCCGATCTCATGCTCGAGGACGTGGACCTGTCCACCTACACCGTCCTCTTCCTGCCCGGCGGCATGCCCGGCACCCTGAACCTGAAGGCCACGCCCGCGATCCAGGCCGAGGTGCTGCGCCGCTCAGACGAGTCCCAGCCCATCGCAGCGATTTGCGCGGCCCCCTCGATCCTGTCCGAGCTGGGCATCCTCGACGGCCGCCACGCGACCGCGAACCCCGCGTTCGTTAAGGCCATCGCTGAGGGTGGCGCGATCGTCCACGAGAACCCGGTCGTCGTCGACGAGCAGATCATCACCAGCCGCGGCGCCGGCACCTCCCTGGAGCTCGGCCTCGAGATCGTTCGTCTCCTCCTCGGCGACGAGGTCGTTGACGAGGTCGCCCGCGGCGTCGTGCTCGCCCGCTGA
- a CDS encoding DUF1540 domain-containing protein has protein sequence MADMPRILDCSVTDCSYNKEKNCGAAAITVGYSTSCTTFIPLTVKGGLGKAETFVGACQKADCAHNNALECTAASISVGAGTADCLSYEAR, from the coding sequence ATGGCAGATATGCCCCGCATCCTCGACTGCTCCGTCACCGACTGCTCCTACAACAAGGAGAAGAACTGCGGAGCCGCCGCTATCACCGTCGGCTACTCGACCTCCTGCACGACCTTCATCCCGCTGACCGTCAAGGGCGGCCTTGGCAAGGCTGAGACCTTCGTCGGCGCCTGCCAGAAGGCCGACTGCGCCCACAACAACGCCCTCGAGTGCACCGCCGCCTCCATCTCGGTCGGCGCGGGCACCGCGGACTGCCTCTCCTACGAGGCGCGCTGA
- a CDS encoding ABC-F family ATP-binding cassette domain-containing protein, translating to MAHLLGTQNVGALAGSRKLLEGVTVGLDDGSRVGILGPNGAGKSTLLRIVAGTQEPDGGVVTRRDGVRVAVLTQADTLNPEDTVIQAVHPGMEEYEWASNPAVRDIHAGLLADINPAALVGTLSGGQRRRVALARVLAATADIVCLDEPTNHLDVEGVAWLAAHLNARFARPGASGALLAVTHDRWFLDAVCEHIWEVVPGVDPGGDRPQIAGHVEIYDGSYAAYTLARAERMRQADVAAAKRANLLTKELAWLRRGAPARTSKPKFHIAAAEALIADVPPPRDTVELVKMATARLGKDVIDLEDVSVSFTRPDGSRLDILEGVTWRLAPAERVGIVGVNGAGKTTILNLLRGDLEPTSGRVKRGKTVQVATLSQDTHELDALADMRVVEAVADVAQTVVVDGKEVSASQMTERMGFTRARAYTRISEISGGERRRLQLMRLLMSQPNVLLLDEPTNDLDTDTLASMEDLLDTFPGTLVVVSHDRYLLERVTDHQVALLGDGQIRALPGGVEQYLQMRASGDFGAFGPSSRADEAGSASRSTAPSADASSGEESAGQGSARGGVSDAAARRAAKKEVARIERKLERLRAEASNLEAKLEKLSIQVATDPAAVSELTKVSAAHQDILSEMDELEEAWLEAADLLE from the coding sequence ATGGCGCACCTGCTCGGAACCCAGAACGTCGGCGCCCTCGCGGGGTCGCGCAAGCTCCTCGAAGGGGTTACGGTCGGCCTCGACGACGGCAGCCGCGTCGGCATCCTCGGCCCCAATGGCGCCGGAAAGTCCACGCTCCTGCGCATTGTCGCCGGCACGCAGGAACCCGACGGGGGAGTGGTGACCCGACGCGACGGCGTGCGCGTCGCCGTCCTCACCCAGGCGGACACCCTCAACCCCGAGGACACTGTCATCCAGGCTGTTCACCCCGGCATGGAGGAATACGAGTGGGCCTCCAACCCGGCCGTGCGCGACATCCACGCCGGACTCCTCGCTGACATCAACCCCGCCGCCCTCGTCGGCACGCTGTCGGGCGGTCAGCGCCGCCGCGTTGCGCTCGCCCGAGTTCTCGCGGCCACCGCCGACATCGTGTGCCTGGACGAGCCCACCAACCACCTCGACGTCGAGGGCGTGGCCTGGCTGGCCGCGCACCTGAACGCCCGCTTCGCCCGCCCCGGCGCGTCCGGAGCGCTCCTGGCTGTCACCCACGACCGCTGGTTCCTCGACGCCGTGTGCGAGCACATCTGGGAGGTCGTCCCCGGCGTCGACCCGGGCGGCGACCGTCCGCAGATCGCCGGGCATGTCGAAATCTACGACGGCTCCTACGCCGCCTACACGCTGGCCCGCGCTGAACGCATGCGCCAGGCGGACGTGGCCGCCGCCAAGCGCGCCAACCTGCTCACCAAGGAGCTCGCGTGGCTGCGCCGCGGGGCGCCCGCCCGCACCTCCAAGCCGAAGTTCCACATCGCCGCCGCCGAGGCCCTCATCGCCGACGTGCCGCCGCCGCGCGACACCGTCGAGCTGGTGAAGATGGCGACCGCGCGCCTGGGCAAGGACGTCATCGACCTCGAGGACGTCTCCGTGTCCTTCACGCGCCCCGACGGCTCGCGCCTGGACATCCTCGAGGGCGTCACCTGGCGTCTGGCCCCCGCCGAGCGAGTCGGTATCGTCGGCGTGAACGGCGCCGGCAAGACGACGATCCTCAACCTGCTGCGCGGCGACCTCGAGCCCACCTCGGGGCGCGTCAAGCGCGGCAAGACCGTCCAGGTTGCGACCCTCTCCCAGGACACGCACGAGCTCGACGCCCTGGCCGACATGCGCGTCGTCGAGGCCGTCGCCGACGTCGCCCAGACAGTCGTCGTGGACGGCAAGGAGGTCAGCGCCTCCCAGATGACGGAGCGCATGGGCTTCACGCGCGCCCGCGCCTACACGCGCATCAGCGAGATTTCCGGCGGCGAGCGGCGTCGCCTCCAGCTCATGCGCCTGCTCATGAGCCAGCCGAACGTGCTACTCCTCGACGAGCCCACGAACGACCTCGACACTGACACCTTGGCCTCGATGGAGGACCTGCTCGACACCTTCCCGGGCACCCTCGTCGTCGTCTCACACGACCGCTACCTCCTCGAGCGCGTCACCGACCACCAAGTCGCCCTCCTCGGCGACGGCCAGATCCGCGCCCTGCCCGGCGGCGTCGAACAGTACCTGCAGATGCGCGCGTCCGGTGATTTTGGTGCTTTCGGACCGTCTTCTCGCGCCGACGAGGCCGGCTCCGCCTCCCGCTCCACCGCGCCCTCCGCGGATGCCTCCTCGGGTGAGGAGAGCGCGGGGCAGGGGAGCGCTCGCGGCGGCGTGAGCGACGCTGCGGCGCGGCGCGCGGCCAAGAAGGAAGTGGCCCGCATCGAACGCAAGTTGGAGCGCTTGCGGGCCGAGGCCTCGAACCTGGAGGCGAAGCTGGAGAAGCTGTCGATCCAGGTGGCGACGGATCCTGCGGCGGTGTCCGAGCTGACGAAGGTCTCGGCGGCCCACCAGGACATCCTGTCCGAGATGGATGAGCTGGAGGAGGCCTGGCTCGAGGCGGCGGATTTGCTCGAGTGA
- the rsmA gene encoding 16S rRNA (adenine(1518)-N(6)/adenine(1519)-N(6))-dimethyltransferase RsmA — translation MSRSSSPRNQRDTRRRLDPTLPEGAVPSETGLLGPLEVKAISEALGIRPTKVLGQNFVHDAGTVRKIVAAGGVEEGDEVVEVGPGLGSLTLALLEVGARVRAVEIDPPLAAALPETVRARMSEAADRFHVVTMDATEISGVDDFGVDWPAPTKLVANLPYNVAVPVLLNMLEAFPSIQGVVVMVQAEVADRLAAGPGSRTYGVPSVKASWYGSVERAGTIGRSVFWPVPGVDSALVRLTRLETPRGDDELRRATFEVTDVAFGQRRKTLRAALKNWAGSPEASEALLSAAGIDPTRRGETLSIDEFVELGRAVIEARANGTLAASTAAR, via the coding sequence GTGAGCCGATCCTCCAGCCCCCGTAACCAGCGCGACACGCGCCGCCGCCTCGACCCGACCCTGCCCGAGGGGGCCGTGCCCTCCGAGACGGGCCTGCTCGGTCCCCTTGAAGTCAAGGCCATCTCCGAGGCGCTCGGTATCCGCCCCACCAAGGTGCTGGGCCAGAACTTCGTGCACGACGCGGGCACGGTGCGCAAGATCGTCGCAGCCGGTGGCGTCGAAGAAGGCGACGAGGTCGTCGAGGTCGGCCCCGGCCTTGGCTCCCTGACGCTCGCGCTCCTGGAAGTCGGCGCCCGCGTGCGGGCCGTCGAGATCGACCCGCCCCTGGCAGCGGCCTTGCCCGAGACCGTGCGCGCCCGTATGAGCGAGGCCGCCGACCGCTTCCACGTCGTCACCATGGACGCCACGGAAATCAGCGGTGTCGATGACTTCGGCGTGGACTGGCCCGCCCCCACCAAGCTCGTCGCGAACCTGCCGTACAACGTGGCCGTGCCGGTTCTGCTCAACATGCTCGAGGCCTTCCCCTCCATCCAGGGCGTCGTCGTCATGGTCCAGGCCGAGGTCGCGGACCGCCTGGCCGCCGGCCCCGGATCTCGCACCTACGGCGTGCCCTCCGTGAAGGCCTCCTGGTACGGCTCGGTTGAGCGCGCCGGGACGATCGGCCGCTCCGTGTTCTGGCCCGTGCCCGGCGTGGATAGCGCCCTCGTGCGCCTCACGCGCCTTGAGACCCCGCGCGGCGACGACGAGCTGCGCCGCGCCACCTTCGAGGTCACCGACGTGGCCTTCGGCCAGCGCCGCAAGACCCTGCGCGCGGCCCTCAAGAACTGGGCGGGCAGCCCCGAGGCCTCCGAGGCCCTCCTGTCGGCCGCCGGCATTGACCCGACGCGCCGCGGCGAGACCCTCTCGATCGACGAGTTCGTCGAGTTGGGACGCGCCGTCATCGAGGCCCGCGCCAACGGCACCCTCGCGGCGTCGACCGCGGCCCGCTGA
- a CDS encoding 4-(cytidine 5'-diphospho)-2-C-methyl-D-erythritol kinase → MREVRASAPGKVNLTLRVGAPTPDGYHPLVTVFEALNLRETVTVRTSKTPGVRVETIAYLPDGSIDEATTRAMADVDPQTHLAVRAARVLQRLAAAGPWASTAAGLSIRVDKRVPVAGGMAGGSADAAAALVACNELWELGLGDEQLQAIGRSLGADVPACLAGGIALGTGRGDHMSVLRDGDEEGRHHWVMLLSHEGLSTPEVFREFDRVDAAGAPALAEPAPEEVAALCGEPEELGHCLVNDLQAPALRLRPELAETIGAAKDAGALAVTLSGSGPTVAALVRDAEHARALADALSEAPTVARAIPTHGPACGARIESTEAI, encoded by the coding sequence ATGCGTGAAGTGCGCGCCAGTGCGCCCGGAAAAGTCAACCTGACCCTGCGCGTCGGCGCGCCCACGCCCGACGGCTACCACCCCCTCGTCACGGTCTTCGAGGCCCTGAACCTGCGCGAAACCGTCACCGTGCGCACCTCCAAGACACCCGGCGTGCGCGTCGAGACGATCGCGTACCTGCCCGACGGCAGCATCGACGAGGCCACGACCCGCGCCATGGCGGACGTGGACCCGCAGACCCACCTGGCTGTGCGCGCCGCGCGCGTCCTCCAGCGCCTCGCCGCCGCGGGCCCCTGGGCGTCTACCGCCGCGGGCCTGAGTATCCGCGTCGACAAGCGCGTCCCCGTCGCCGGCGGCATGGCCGGCGGGTCCGCCGACGCGGCCGCCGCCCTGGTGGCCTGCAACGAGCTGTGGGAGCTGGGCCTGGGCGACGAGCAGCTGCAGGCGATCGGCCGCTCGCTGGGTGCCGACGTCCCCGCCTGCCTGGCGGGCGGCATCGCGCTGGGAACCGGGCGCGGCGACCACATGAGCGTCCTGCGCGACGGGGACGAGGAGGGCCGCCACCACTGGGTCATGCTCCTGTCCCACGAGGGCTTGTCCACCCCCGAGGTGTTCCGCGAGTTCGACCGAGTCGACGCGGCGGGTGCGCCCGCCCTCGCCGAACCCGCGCCTGAGGAAGTCGCCGCCCTGTGCGGGGAACCCGAGGAACTGGGCCACTGCCTCGTCAATGACCTGCAGGCACCCGCCCTGCGCCTGCGCCCCGAGCTGGCCGAGACCATCGGTGCCGCGAAGGATGCGGGAGCCCTGGCCGTCACGCTGTCCGGATCCGGCCCGACCGTCGCGGCCCTCGTGCGCGACGCCGAGCACGCCCGCGCGCTCGCGGACGCCCTGAGCGAGGCTCCCACGGTCGCGCGCGCGATCCCCACCCACGGGCCCGCCTGCGGCGCCCGCATCGAATCGACGGAGGCCATCTGA